The sequence below is a genomic window from Quadrisphaera setariae.
GCAGGGATGCTCCGTGCTCCCGTGCGAGCTCGACCCAGCCCGTCGCCGCATCGACGACCATCTGCGCGTAGGCGCGCTCGGGGTAGGCGTACCGGAAGATGCGCGCGGAGCCGTGGGAGCTGCCGTCGTGGGCGGCGGGCTCGGTGCGCTCCACCACGGTGACCTCGTGACCGCGCTGGGCGAGTCGCCAGGCCGTGGCCGCCCCCGCGAGGCCGGCGCCGACGACCAGGTGCTCGGTGGTGCGCACGGCGGGGACCTCCGGGAGGTGGGGGCGATGTCGACGTCGACGTCGAGACCGGTGCCGCGGACGGGCACTGCGCCAGGGTGCCGCACCCGGTGCGCGCGCCGTTGTCAGGCGGGCGGTCTGGTCCCCGGTGCGACCGGGGCGTCGCGGAGGCTCGCGGGGCGCGACGCTCCGGCGTCGTCGGATCAGTTCCGACGGGTGAGGAAGTCCGCGGGCAGGTCCTCCGGGGCGACGGAGATGACCGACTCGTCGTCGACGCCCACGTGCTCGAACAGCTGGATGTCCGCGAACTCCGGCACCACGTAGATGGGGTACGTCGGTCCCTGGTCGCGCAGTGCGCGCATCTCGTCCAGGTGGTCGTTCTGGTAGAGCACCGTCGTCGACCCGTCCAGCTCGATCCAGTGCGGGAAGAAGATGGTCCCGTGCAGGCGGCGGGCCTCGGGCATGACGTTCACGACCACGCTGGTGCCCGTCGGCTCCGTCCAGGACACCTTGTGCACGCCGGGGACCAGCTCGACGAGGTCGACGTGCTGGTCGCGGACCCACCGGCCGCCCACGTGACCGCTGTGGATGCGGTAGTCGATGGTGTGGTCGTTCTTGACGTACATCTCGTAGGTCCAGCCGTTGGCGTACGTGTAGAGGAAGCGGTGGCCGGCGAGGGTGCTGATGCGCGTGGTGTCGGTGGTGGTCACCAGTTAGGTTTAAGTCAAACACTGTTTGGAGTCAACTCGGATGTCTGACGACAGGTCGCAGACCGCTGCCCAGCTGGGACAGGCGCTCGCGCCGCTGAGGCGCGGCATCACGCGCGCGGTGAGGAGCCGGGCCGGCCTACCGGACCTGCCGGACAACCAGGTCGAGGTGCTCAGGGCCGTGGTCGCCGAGCCGGGGCTGAGCACCGGCTCCCTGGCCGTCCGGCTGCAGCTGGCCCGACCCACCGTCAGCAACCTCCTCAACGCCATGCGCCGGGCAGGGCTTGTCGAGCTGCGCCGCCGGGACGACGACGCGCGCGCGGTCGAGGTGTTCGCCGCGACGGAGGCCGTCGACCTCCTCGCCCGGTTCGACACCGTCAGCACCGAGGTCCTCGTCGAGGCGCTCGACCGGCTCTCCCCGGCCGACCGGCGAGCCCTCGGACGCGCGCTCCCCGCGCTGCAGGCGCTGGGCGCCGTCTTCGCGTCGAGGTGAGCTCGGCGTCGTCTGGCCTCACGTGCCCACGGCCTCCACGATCCGCTGGGCCATCCGATCCGCACCGAGGTGGTCATCGGCCGTCACCGTCACCACGGCATCCCCTGTGAAGATGAGCATCTGCCCGTGCGCGCCGTGCAGGCGCCAGGCAGGTCCGGGTCCGCCCCAGCCACCGAGCGCGTAGTGGGTGTACCCCGGGCCCGCCTCACGCACGGTCCACCCCGAGTGCATCGCGTCGACCCAATGCGGCGAGACCAGCGGCCGTCCCTCCCAGGCGCCGCGGTCGCGCAGCAGCTGTCCGAGGAGCGCGAGCTCGCCGCTGCGCAGGTGCAGACCCTCAGCTGCCTTGACGTGCCCCAGCGGGCACCGGTCCCAGTCGGGGACGTCGATGCCCAGCGGTTCGAACAGGCGGCGGCCCACCCAGGCGTGCACATCGCCGACCGCGGCTGCCAGAGCACGCATCGCGGTGTAGGTGCTCGCCGAGGAGTAGGAGAAGGCCCGGTCCAGCGCGGGCCGGGACAGGAACGCGGCGGCGACGTCGGGCACGTCGGTCGTCCACGTCGGTGACCACGGCATCTCGATGCCGCTGGTCATCCCCAGCAGGTGGCGCGTGGTGACCGCGCTGGCACCACCACCCGTGGCCAGGTCGGGCAGGTAGCGCGCCACCGGTGCGTCGACGTCGAACAGGCCCGCGTCGCAGGCGGCACCAGTCGCGAGCACGCAGACGCCCTTGGCCACCGAGTGGACGTCACGGGCGAGGTCCTCGGACCACCGGTGCACCACCTGCTCGTCGTCGACCTGGACGTGCACCGCGTGGGCCCTGAAACCCAGCTCCTCGACGTCAGAGACGACGCGGCGCAGGACGGTCTGCGCCCGGCTCATGGAGCGAGTCTGCCGCGGTCCCGGCCGGCCTTCGCGCCGGTGCGACCTCGGGCGCCTGCGAGCGCCTTACCGCGGAGGGCCGATGCCTGAGGAGGCAGCACCTGTTCTGCGGTGTCCCTCGCGTGTTCACGCCAGCGCCCCCGCGACCCGGGCGAACAGGACCGGACGGATGATCGAAGGCCGGGTCTGGTCAGGTGGGCGGGACGTCCGCCGATGGTGACTGCGTGCACCTGGGACCACGAAGGCGCCACCGCGGCGCTGCGCGGTCCCTCGTGCGCCGCCTGAGCGTGCTCCCGCCCACGGCCACTCCTGCAGCGATGGCCGCGCAGGTGCAGGTGCAGTTCTTCGCAGGAGCCGTGCTCGCGGTGGTGCTCAGCGCACTCCCCGGTCAGGAGGGGGCCCTGGTGGGCGCCCTGCTGGCCAGTGCGGCCTTCGCCGTGGGCCTGGCGCTGGTGGTGCGCTGGCGCGGGGGCCTGCGAGCCTGGGCGCTGCACACCATCCTGGTGCTCGGCTCGCTCATCGTGACCGTCGCGGCGATGGTGGCCAGCGACTCCGACACCAGCATCGCCTTCGCCTTCTGCTACTCCATCATGGTCGTGGTCGCCATCGCCTCGGCGTCCTGGCGCGGGGTGGCGCTGCACGTGGCGCTGGCGCTGACCGGGCTGTTCCTGCAGCACAGCTGGGGCGGAGTCGGCAGTCCCACCACCATCGTGATCATGGCGTTCATCCTGGTGCTCCTGGCCGTCTTCACCGGGCGCATCGTGCACGCCACGGTGGCCGCTGAGATCGACGTCCTGACCCGCCTGCCCAACCGCCGCGGCTTCGAGCGAGCCGTGACGCGCGCGCTGGGGCGCAGCGCGGCGACGGTTCCCAGCGCGGACGGGGCGAGGCAGCTCAGCGTCGTCGTGGTCGACCTGGACCACTTCGAGGTCATCAACCGCACCCGAGGGCAGGCGGTGGGCGACGACGTCCTGCGCTCGGCAGCCCGTGCCCTGCGCGACCTCGCCCCTGGTGGCGCAGCGGTGGCGCGCCTGGACGGGGACCTGTTCGCGATGGTGCTGCCCGACCACAGCGCGGCTGCCGTGCTCGACCTCGCGCACCGCGTCCAGCAGGCGCTGAGTCCCGTCGAGGCCTCCCTCGGCGTCGCGCACGTCGAGCCCGACGAAGACGGGGGCGCGCTGCTGCGCCGCGCGGAGTCCGCGCTGCACAGCGCCAAGGGCGGCGGGCGCAACTGCATCCGCCTGGCCGCCCCCGAGGACGCGCGCCTGCTGCGCGCGCTGCGCACCGCGGTGGCCACGTCCAGCATCCAGGTGGCGCTGCAGCCCCTGGTCGACCCCACGAGTGAGCGCACCGTCGGTGTGGAGGCGCTGGCCCGCTGGCTGGACGACGTGCACGGGTGGGTCTCACCGGGCGTCTTCATCCCGCTGGCGGAGAAGAACGGACTGGTCCCCGACCTCGGCGCGGCCGTCCTCGAACGCGCCTGCCGCGACGCCGGGGTCCTCGTGGCCCACCTGGGCCGCCCGCTCATGCTCACCGTCAACGCCTCCGGTGGGGAGCTGGTGCGCGAGGAGTACGTCCAGCAGGTCGCCGAGGTGCTCCAGCGCACAGGGTGGCCGGCCCACGACCTGGTCATCGAGGTCACCGAGAGCAGCCTGGAGGCCGCCTCCACGGCGACCATGGCCACCGTGCGGCGGTTGCAGGAGGTGGGGGTGCGGATCGCGATCGATGACTTCGGCACCGGCTACTCCGCCTTCAGCCAGCTGGACGCGATCCCGGCGGAGTACCTCAAGCTGGACACGTCCTTCACCGCCGCCACCACCACCAGCCCCCGTCGGCGGGCGATGCTGTCGGCGCTGGTGGGCCTGTGTCGTGACCTGGGGATCAAGGTGATCGCCGAGGGGGTGGAGACCCCCGAGCACGCTGCGCTCGTCGCTGAGCACGGGTGCGACCTGGCGCAGGGGTTCTACTTCGCCAAGCCCCAGTCCGTCGGCGACCTGATCGCCTCTCTCGACCGAGTGCCCCACCGCACGACCCAGCAGGGGCTCACCGGTTCTGGCTCCCCGGCTGGTGTCGCGCTGCCGTGACGAGACCCTCGGTGGGAAGGACGCAGCTCGGGCGACCACCGGCTCGCGACCACCTCGGCGCGAAGGGAGACCCGTCTTCCGACGCCCTGGTCGCCAGCCGAGAGCCGTCAGCGCACGGCGCACTCCGACGTGCTGAAGCGGGTGCTCGACCCGTCAGGTCTTGGCCGTGTCTCGGTGGCACGTGGCCGCAGAGGCCGCTGCGGCTGCCCCGGCCACGAACAAGAGCGCGACACCTGCGCGGCATGTCGTGGCAGCTGGGAGCCGTCTCGGGAGGGACTGCGGAGGGGCTGTCGCCTCCCGCGCGAGGCCGTCTGGAGCGTTTGCCCTGGTCAGGTCGGCGCCCCCGGCTGGATTCGAACCAGCGACCATCGGATTAGAAGTCCGGTGCTCTTCCGCTGAGCTACGAGGGCGGGGCGCGTCACCGCGCCGCAGCACAGCGTAGGTGGCGGCCCGCGCCTCCCCGCACAGCACGGCGCGCCGGGCGTCGGGGTGAGACGCGCCGGCAGATGACACCGGACAGCGGACCCGGTGGTGGCGGAGATCTTGCCCTGGCGGCAGGCTTGCGGGGTGAGCACCTCGGCGGCAGCGGCCCCTTCGCCGCCGTCATCCTCGGCCCTGCTGGAACCGGTGGAGCGCCTGCGGGCGCTCGTCGGTGACCTGGAGCTGCCCCTCGGCGCGTCCGGCGCCGACCGCGCCCGCACCGAGCGGGACCAGCTGCTGGCCCAGCTCGACGACTACCTGCTGCCGCGGCTGCGCCGCCTGGACGCGCCGCTGCTCGCCGTCGTCGGCGGGTCCACGGGGGCGGGCAAGTCCACGCTCGTGAACAGCCTGGTGGGCTCGCACGTCACGACGTCGGGGG
It includes:
- a CDS encoding putative bifunctional diguanylate cyclase/phosphodiesterase, with the protein product MHLGPRRRHRGAARSLVRRLSVLPPTATPAAMAAQVQVQFFAGAVLAVVLSALPGQEGALVGALLASAAFAVGLALVVRWRGGLRAWALHTILVLGSLIVTVAAMVASDSDTSIAFAFCYSIMVVVAIASASWRGVALHVALALTGLFLQHSWGGVGSPTTIVIMAFILVLLAVFTGRIVHATVAAEIDVLTRLPNRRGFERAVTRALGRSAATVPSADGARQLSVVVVDLDHFEVINRTRGQAVGDDVLRSAARALRDLAPGGAAVARLDGDLFAMVLPDHSAAAVLDLAHRVQQALSPVEASLGVAHVEPDEDGGALLRRAESALHSAKGGGRNCIRLAAPEDARLLRALRTAVATSSIQVALQPLVDPTSERTVGVEALARWLDDVHGWVSPGVFIPLAEKNGLVPDLGAAVLERACRDAGVLVAHLGRPLMLTVNASGGELVREEYVQQVAEVLQRTGWPAHDLVIEVTESSLEAASTATMATVRRLQEVGVRIAIDDFGTGYSAFSQLDAIPAEYLKLDTSFTAATTTSPRRRAMLSALVGLCRDLGIKVIAEGVETPEHAALVAEHGCDLAQGFYFAKPQSVGDLIASLDRVPHRTTQQGLTGSGSPAGVALP
- a CDS encoding MarR family winged helix-turn-helix transcriptional regulator yields the protein MSDDRSQTAAQLGQALAPLRRGITRAVRSRAGLPDLPDNQVEVLRAVVAEPGLSTGSLAVRLQLARPTVSNLLNAMRRAGLVELRRRDDDARAVEVFAATEAVDLLARFDTVSTEVLVEALDRLSPADRRALGRALPALQALGAVFASR
- a CDS encoding serine hydrolase domain-containing protein; protein product: MSRAQTVLRRVVSDVEELGFRAHAVHVQVDDEQVVHRWSEDLARDVHSVAKGVCVLATGAACDAGLFDVDAPVARYLPDLATGGGASAVTTRHLLGMTSGIEMPWSPTWTTDVPDVAAAFLSRPALDRAFSYSSASTYTAMRALAAAVGDVHAWVGRRLFEPLGIDVPDWDRCPLGHVKAAEGLHLRSGELALLGQLLRDRGAWEGRPLVSPHWVDAMHSGWTVREAGPGYTHYALGGWGGPGPAWRLHGAHGQMLIFTGDAVVTVTADDHLGADRMAQRIVEAVGT
- a CDS encoding phenolic acid decarboxylase codes for the protein MTTTDTTRISTLAGHRFLYTYANGWTYEMYVKNDHTIDYRIHSGHVGGRWVRDQHVDLVELVPGVHKVSWTEPTGTSVVVNVMPEARRLHGTIFFPHWIELDGSTTVLYQNDHLDEMRALRDQGPTYPIYVVPEFADIQLFEHVGVDDESVISVAPEDLPADFLTRRN